One Gloeobacter morelensis MG652769 DNA window includes the following coding sequences:
- a CDS encoding efflux RND transporter periplasmic adaptor subunit, producing the protein MSLTPLSTMALQKLPKTVGRRRLALGLLLTLLAGAWLLWGVRAAQRPDPEGTGTSVAAVRRDIEITVSAAGVIKPLTPVNISPKQAGRLAALYVDQGARVRAGQILARMDDTNLRGQYLQAMGKLEAARASLAKLTAGNRPQEIAQAHENLQQAEADLISVRSNYQSNARLLAEGGIGRNSFEQSRSEYEAQQAKIRGLKQQLNLTRAGSRKEDIAAARAQVLQARGEVQTVEAQLNDTVIRAPFAGMITQKYASPGAFVTPTTSASSTTSATSSSILAMAGALEALVSVPESEIAAIRPDQAVELTVDAFAGRAFAGRVRLIAPEAVVSQNVTSFEVRVSVPGDGQSLLRSGMNLTARFRVARVQGALVVPTAAIADGPAGIGVLVADREGRGHFRPVEIGAALDTQTQIRSGLKAGERVLLSRPGRRAPNGEAPAGGPFGLSTPPPGAMPPR; encoded by the coding sequence GTGTCCCTCACGCCTTTGAGCACCATGGCTTTGCAAAAACTGCCGAAAACCGTCGGGCGCCGCCGACTCGCCCTGGGGCTGCTGCTCACCCTCCTCGCCGGGGCCTGGCTGCTCTGGGGGGTGCGCGCCGCCCAGCGCCCCGATCCGGAGGGTACTGGGACGAGCGTTGCGGCTGTGCGCCGCGACATCGAGATTACCGTCTCGGCGGCAGGGGTGATCAAGCCTCTGACACCGGTCAACATCAGTCCCAAACAAGCCGGTCGCCTCGCCGCGCTGTACGTCGATCAGGGCGCCCGGGTGCGCGCAGGCCAGATTCTCGCCCGCATGGACGACACCAACTTGCGCGGGCAGTACCTGCAGGCGATGGGAAAACTCGAGGCCGCCCGGGCGAGCCTTGCCAAGCTCACCGCCGGCAACCGCCCCCAGGAAATTGCCCAGGCACACGAAAATCTGCAACAGGCCGAAGCGGATCTGATCTCTGTGCGCTCGAATTACCAGAGCAACGCGCGGCTTCTGGCCGAAGGCGGCATCGGCCGCAACAGCTTCGAGCAAAGCCGCTCAGAGTACGAGGCGCAGCAGGCCAAGATCCGGGGGCTCAAACAGCAGCTGAATCTGACGCGCGCGGGCAGCCGCAAAGAGGACATCGCCGCCGCCCGCGCCCAGGTGCTCCAGGCGCGGGGCGAAGTGCAAACTGTCGAAGCGCAGCTGAACGATACGGTGATCCGCGCCCCCTTCGCCGGGATGATCACCCAGAAGTACGCAAGCCCCGGTGCCTTTGTCACTCCCACCACCTCGGCGAGCAGCACCACCTCGGCCACCTCCTCCTCGATTCTGGCGATGGCGGGGGCACTGGAAGCACTGGTGAGCGTGCCCGAGTCGGAGATCGCGGCCATTCGCCCCGATCAGGCGGTCGAACTGACGGTAGACGCCTTTGCCGGGCGGGCCTTTGCAGGCCGGGTGCGCCTGATCGCCCCGGAGGCGGTAGTCAGCCAGAACGTCACCAGCTTCGAAGTGCGGGTGAGCGTGCCGGGCGACGGTCAGTCGCTGCTGCGCTCAGGAATGAACCTCACGGCCCGCTTTCGGGTGGCCCGAGTGCAGGGGGCGCTGGTGGTGCCGACCGCCGCCATTGCCGACGGTCCGGCCGGTATCGGGGTGCTGGTGGCGGACCGGGAGGGGCGAGGGCACTTTCGGCCAGTAGAGATCGGTGCCGCCCTCGATACCCAGACCCAGATCCGCTCGGGCCTGAAGGCGGGTGAGCGGGTGCTCCTGAGCCGCCCCGGCCGCCGCGCTCCCAACGGCGAGGCGCCCGCGGGCGGTCCGTTCGGCTTGTCCACTCCGCCGCCGGGGGCGATGCCGCCACGATGA
- a CDS encoding polysaccharide deacetylase family protein: MASIPVDLYSGFYAAVHRVLSGIFPDCLWQGDPGVPEVALSFDDGPDPRYTPPLLNVLAHHRVQASFFLLGNRVAASTGIVRDIYEAGHWLGLHGYDHRPFLRTAGLRESLEQARTLVAAACALEPGQLRDVRPPYGIAAPAVLAALGRWGYRPVMWQVLSDDSQRPGVETVVRRTLAQVRNGSLIVLHDGNDGAGDDVARATDRIAAALLARGYRFVTVDRFWQVRALPGQQ, encoded by the coding sequence GTGGCAAGCATCCCGGTGGACCTGTACTCAGGCTTTTACGCGGCAGTGCACCGGGTCTTGAGCGGCATTTTTCCAGATTGCCTCTGGCAAGGCGATCCGGGGGTGCCGGAGGTGGCGCTCAGCTTCGACGACGGCCCGGATCCGCGCTACACCCCGCCGCTGTTGAATGTTCTGGCCCACCACCGGGTGCAGGCGAGTTTCTTTTTGTTGGGCAACCGGGTGGCGGCGTCCACCGGGATTGTCAGAGATATCTACGAAGCGGGGCATTGGCTCGGCCTGCACGGGTACGACCACCGCCCTTTTTTGCGCACCGCCGGTCTGCGCGAAAGTTTGGAGCAAGCGCGCACGCTGGTCGCCGCAGCCTGCGCTCTGGAGCCGGGGCAGCTGCGCGACGTGCGTCCGCCCTACGGAATCGCCGCCCCGGCGGTCCTTGCCGCTCTGGGCCGTTGGGGGTACCGTCCGGTGATGTGGCAGGTGCTCTCGGACGATTCGCAGCGGCCCGGTGTCGAGACTGTCGTGCGGCGCACCCTCGCCCAGGTGCGCAACGGCTCGCTGATCGTGCTCCACGACGGCAACGACGGGGCCGGTGACGATGTCGCCCGCGCGACCGACCGCATCGCGGCGGCGCTCCTGGCGCGCGGCTACCGGTTTGTGACGGTGGACCGCTTCTGGCAAGTCCGCGCCTTACCGGGACAGCAATGA
- a CDS encoding GntR family transcriptional regulator, translating to MKFRFQLQSDSGVPASTQLLNQISFAIASRQFPPGYQLPSTRQLAMITGLHRNTISKVYNLLEEMGLVEAQAGSGIYVKAMGGAGARVAALERFPEARALVQRSLDALLACGCSLEQARGLFLAEIDWRLRCGAVLLVAAPARDLGLGELIRWELNRALGIPVQRVALEELDAVLEQTRAGTVVTSRYHLARAAAAAEARGIRVLPLDITDFSCELALVAALPKDSCLGLVSLSSDLLNAVEMFLHSQHGDDVLVLTTQLEDTPRLRAIVRSAQLIVTDQASYGPVAQLIEKLRADLVRPPQLVSCGDYLQPASVAALKRELGLG from the coding sequence ATGAAATTCCGATTTCAGCTCCAAAGCGACAGTGGCGTCCCGGCATCCACCCAGTTGCTCAACCAGATCAGCTTTGCCATCGCTTCGCGCCAGTTTCCGCCGGGCTACCAGCTGCCCAGCACCCGTCAACTCGCCATGATCACCGGCCTGCACCGCAACACGATCAGCAAGGTCTATAACTTGTTGGAGGAGATGGGTCTGGTCGAAGCCCAGGCCGGTTCCGGCATCTACGTCAAAGCTATGGGTGGAGCGGGGGCGCGGGTCGCGGCTCTGGAGCGTTTTCCCGAAGCGCGTGCGCTGGTGCAAAGGAGCCTCGATGCGCTTTTGGCCTGCGGTTGCTCGCTGGAGCAGGCGCGGGGGCTGTTTCTGGCGGAAATTGATTGGCGCCTGCGGTGCGGCGCGGTGCTGCTGGTGGCCGCCCCGGCGCGGGATCTGGGGTTGGGGGAGTTGATCAGGTGGGAGTTGAACCGGGCACTCGGTATTCCGGTACAGCGGGTGGCCCTCGAAGAACTCGACGCGGTGCTCGAACAGACCCGGGCCGGCACCGTGGTGACCAGCCGCTATCACCTGGCCCGGGCGGCGGCGGCGGCCGAAGCGCGGGGGATCCGGGTGTTGCCCCTCGACATCACCGACTTCAGCTGCGAACTGGCGTTGGTGGCGGCTCTACCCAAGGACAGCTGCCTGGGTCTGGTAAGCCTCAGTTCCGATTTGCTGAATGCGGTGGAGATGTTTTTGCACAGCCAGCACGGCGACGATGTCCTGGTGTTGACCACGCAACTGGAGGACACCCCTCGCCTGCGGGCGATCGTCCGCTCAGCTCAGCTCATCGTCACCGATCAGGCAAGCTACGGGCCGGTCGCCCAACTCATCGAGAAGCTGCGCGCCGATCTGGTCCGCCCGCCGCAACTGGTCAGCTGCGGCGATTATCTGCAACCGGCCTCCGTCGCGGCGCTCAAGCGCGAACTGGGCCTGGGCTGA
- a CDS encoding ISL3 family transposase has protein sequence MWRHSQKKDWDAVVRISIDEFGMRRGHDFKTVVSNIETGELLEVVDSHKQKEIIENLSRQASSVREAVEEVSIDMWGGFTKVVQQVFPNAVIVYDRFHVMRMVVSEVKKIARQCGIGKRKEQCCLLKNGKDLSVEESEKLEAALQRDKRLRQAYEYKEEFRLIYEESQTVEEGQRNLEAWLLKVRKVYGKVVQTISEHFEGICNYFISRSSSGVMEGINNRIKLIKRQGYGFTNFENLRLRLLACFTGKGSPSH, from the coding sequence ATGTGGCGGCACAGTCAAAAAAAAGACTGGGACGCAGTGGTACGCATAAGCATCGATGAGTTCGGCATGCGGCGAGGTCACGATTTCAAGACGGTCGTCAGCAATATTGAGACGGGCGAACTGCTGGAAGTGGTGGACAGCCATAAACAGAAGGAGATCATCGAAAACCTGTCAAGGCAAGCATCCTCGGTGCGTGAAGCGGTCGAGGAAGTGAGCATAGACATGTGGGGAGGATTTACGAAGGTTGTGCAGCAAGTGTTTCCGAATGCCGTGATTGTCTACGACCGATTTCACGTGATGCGGATGGTTGTGTCCGAGGTCAAAAAGATTGCCCGTCAGTGTGGCATTGGCAAACGCAAGGAGCAGTGCTGTTTGCTGAAGAATGGCAAGGACTTGAGTGTCGAGGAGAGTGAGAAGTTGGAGGCCGCTCTGCAGCGGGACAAGCGTTTGCGTCAGGCCTACGAATACAAAGAAGAATTTCGGTTAATTTATGAAGAGAGTCAGACAGTGGAAGAAGGACAGCGGAACTTGGAAGCATGGCTGCTGAAAGTTCGCAAGGTCTATGGGAAGGTGGTGCAGACGATTAGTGAGCATTTCGAGGGGATCTGCAACTATTTTATCAGTCGTTCGAGTAGCGGTGTAATGGAGGGAATCAACAATCGAATCAAGTTGATTAAGCGTCAAGGTTACGGCTTTACAAACTTTGAGAACCTGCGTCTGCGTCTGCTGGCCTGCTTTACGGGAAAAGGCTCCCCTTCACACTGA
- a CDS encoding helix-turn-helix domain-containing protein, which produces MGLEITELLELPNIYVESYSKTDKGWLLQLRPLSDGMRCPGCGRFIDRVHQAPKVIIRDLAILKRPVHLQIPRRQFHCPDCQRYATEQLEFVDWRRRHTRRFEQDVYERVQHSSLEQIAREEGISPEEVRGIFEHVAAQSKKRLGRSGTHKHR; this is translated from the coding sequence ATGGGCCTCGAAATCACCGAACTCCTCGAACTACCGAACATCTACGTCGAATCCTACTCCAAGACCGACAAGGGGTGGCTGTTGCAGTTGCGCCCTCTCAGTGACGGCATGCGTTGCCCTGGTTGTGGACGGTTCATTGACCGTGTCCATCAAGCACCAAAAGTAATCATTCGCGACTTGGCTATTCTCAAACGACCCGTCCATCTACAAATCCCCCGCCGTCAATTTCACTGTCCAGATTGCCAACGCTACGCCACCGAGCAATTGGAGTTTGTCGATTGGCGGCGGCGACATACTCGACGTTTTGAGCAGGATGTTTATGAACGGGTACAACACTCAAGCCTCGAACAGATTGCCCGCGAAGAAGGGATCAGCCCGGAGGAAGTGCGCGGCATATTTGAGCATGTGGCGGCACAGTCAAAAAAAAGACTGGGACGCAGTGGTACGCATAAGCATCGATGA
- a CDS encoding FG-GAP-like repeat-containing protein — MQSSRAQSTDLDILGQWSATEDWGFVAIHAHVLPDGKVLTWGRDWDENQVDGKTTQAHVWDPVSNKFVNNNILNSTTNVFCSGHAFLPDGRLLVTGGHLDDDRGLVDTTIYDHLTQGWTKVQDMIARRWYPTTTTLGNGEMLVIAGTYAGYQNINQMPQIWKTTGGWRDLVDAQKLPDGTNSLKYGYYPFMFAAPNGQVFYAGPEPDTRYLDTTGTGRWIPLANTTFNDTRDYGSAASYAPGKVLISGGAGGDKYGPPPTATTEIIDLNAEHPVWQQVESMAYPRRHHNLTVLPDGTILATGGNSSPGKYEETAPALPAELWDPATQSWSTLASMPTPRVYHSIAALLPDGRVLSAAGGQGGESTYRPSAETYSPPYLFRGPRPTVSAAPTTVGYGQAFTVQSPEAADVRRVTWVRLSSVTHAFNQNQRFNELTFTRSGNTLTVTAPANGNLAPPGHYLLYVLDANGVPSVGRVVRVGTLAPAGDFSGDRKSELVWRNGTTGQNSLWLMNNTTFTQSVALPAVSDPNWLITGSGDFDNDGRPDLLWRNQATGENTLWLMNGTAYRTKVTLPLVSTAWQVGGVGDFDGDGRPDIFWRNPSTGQVSAWLMNGTQYVVSRALPSVGDANWQLVAAGQFNNDAQADLLWRHKQTGANSVWLMSGTALAQSVALSPVSTAWKTGAAGDYNGDGKADIVWRDTTTGANAVWLMNGTVFVQSVGLSAVGAGWQLSGPR, encoded by the coding sequence GTGCAAAGCAGTCGCGCCCAGTCTACAGATCTGGACATACTCGGCCAGTGGAGCGCGACTGAAGATTGGGGTTTTGTCGCCATCCACGCCCACGTGTTGCCCGACGGCAAGGTTCTCACCTGGGGTCGCGATTGGGACGAGAATCAAGTCGATGGTAAGACCACCCAGGCGCACGTCTGGGACCCGGTAAGCAACAAGTTTGTCAACAACAACATCCTCAACAGCACCACCAACGTCTTTTGCTCCGGGCATGCCTTTTTGCCCGACGGGCGGTTGCTGGTCACCGGCGGCCATTTAGATGACGACCGCGGCCTGGTGGACACGACCATTTACGATCACCTCACCCAGGGGTGGACCAAAGTCCAGGACATGATCGCCCGGCGGTGGTACCCGACAACCACCACCTTGGGCAACGGCGAGATGCTCGTAATCGCCGGAACCTACGCGGGTTATCAGAACATCAACCAGATGCCCCAGATCTGGAAGACGACGGGGGGCTGGCGGGATCTCGTCGACGCTCAGAAGTTGCCGGACGGCACCAATTCGCTGAAGTACGGCTACTACCCGTTTATGTTCGCCGCCCCCAACGGCCAGGTCTTCTACGCCGGGCCGGAGCCGGACACCCGCTATCTCGACACCACCGGCACCGGCCGCTGGATCCCCTTGGCGAACACGACTTTTAACGATACGCGCGACTACGGTTCGGCGGCGAGTTACGCCCCCGGCAAAGTGCTCATCTCGGGGGGAGCCGGCGGCGACAAGTACGGCCCGCCCCCCACCGCCACCACCGAGATCATCGACCTGAACGCCGAGCACCCGGTCTGGCAGCAGGTCGAATCGATGGCTTACCCGCGCCGCCACCACAACCTCACGGTGCTGCCGGACGGCACGATCCTCGCCACCGGCGGCAACAGTTCCCCCGGCAAGTACGAGGAAACCGCCCCCGCCCTGCCCGCCGAACTGTGGGATCCGGCCACCCAAAGCTGGAGCACCCTGGCAAGCATGCCCACCCCCCGCGTCTATCACTCGATAGCGGCGCTGTTGCCCGACGGCCGGGTGCTCTCCGCCGCCGGGGGCCAGGGCGGCGAATCGACCTACCGCCCGAGTGCAGAGACTTATTCGCCGCCCTATCTATTTCGCGGGCCGCGTCCCACGGTGAGCGCCGCGCCGACTACCGTGGGCTACGGCCAGGCGTTTACCGTCCAGAGCCCTGAGGCCGCCGATGTCCGGCGGGTCACCTGGGTACGCCTCTCCTCGGTCACCCACGCCTTTAATCAAAATCAGCGCTTCAACGAACTGACTTTCACCCGCTCGGGCAATACCCTCACCGTCACCGCCCCGGCGAACGGCAACCTCGCTCCCCCCGGGCACTACCTGCTCTATGTCCTCGACGCCAACGGCGTCCCCTCGGTGGGCCGAGTGGTACGCGTCGGCACCCTGGCACCTGCCGGAGATTTTAGCGGCGACCGCAAATCCGAACTGGTCTGGCGCAACGGCACTACCGGTCAAAACAGCCTCTGGCTGATGAACAACACGACTTTCACCCAGAGTGTGGCCCTACCCGCTGTCTCCGATCCCAACTGGCTCATCACCGGCAGCGGTGATTTTGACAACGACGGTCGGCCGGACCTGCTCTGGCGCAACCAGGCTACCGGCGAAAACACCCTCTGGCTGATGAACGGCACCGCCTACCGCACCAAAGTCACCCTGCCCCTGGTGAGCACCGCCTGGCAGGTGGGTGGGGTGGGCGATTTCGACGGCGACGGGCGCCCGGACATTTTCTGGCGCAATCCGAGCACCGGCCAGGTGAGCGCCTGGCTGATGAACGGCACCCAGTACGTCGTCTCGCGGGCTCTACCGTCGGTGGGCGACGCCAACTGGCAACTGGTGGCGGCGGGACAGTTCAACAACGACGCCCAGGCGGATCTGCTCTGGCGGCACAAGCAGACCGGCGCCAACAGCGTCTGGCTGATGAGCGGTACGGCGCTCGCCCAGTCGGTGGCGCTTTCCCCGGTCTCGACCGCCTGGAAAACCGGGGCGGCGGGCGACTACAACGGCGACGGCAAAGCGGACATCGTCTGGCGCGACACGACCACCGGCGCCAACGCCGTCTGGCTGATGAACGGCACAGTTTTTGTCCAGTCGGTGGGGCTGTCGGCGGTCGGGGCCGGCTGGCAACTGAGCGGCCCGCGCTAG
- a CDS encoding MFS transporter: protein MPPKSERLTLTQKLAYGAGDFGPAVTANLLVFFWLPFLTDAAGLAAGAAGSILAISKVWDAVNDPIVGVLTDRTRSRWGRRRPWILLGAIPFGCTFFAQWLVPFAGDAGAAFWYYLAMALLFNSLYTAVNLPYTALTPELTDDYDERTGLSKFRFAFSIGGSLLSGVTFPLILAAFPNRPALGNALGAGIWAVLAVLPLFWCFFGTRERFATPPGERLPLARQLRIALANRPYLDVVGIYLCAWFAVQLIATVVPYYVRYWMNLPDSWLAATIFAIQGTALAMLFVWSALSARLGKKQVFYLGTGFFLLAMLGLMLLSPGQAVWMLVLAVVAGVGVSTVYLIPWSMLPDVIDLDELQTGERREGVFYALLVLLQKVCLAASLLLVGQLLEAAGFDGKAAVQPDSALVVLRLVIGPIPAAAAALGLWFAWRYPITRERHRQILEALAARRPAA, encoded by the coding sequence GTGCCCCCCAAGTCCGAACGCCTGACTCTCACCCAGAAGCTTGCCTACGGGGCGGGGGATTTTGGTCCCGCCGTCACCGCCAATTTGCTGGTCTTCTTCTGGTTGCCGTTTTTGACCGACGCCGCGGGCCTGGCTGCCGGTGCGGCGGGCAGCATTCTGGCTATCAGCAAAGTCTGGGATGCCGTCAACGACCCGATCGTGGGCGTGCTCACCGACCGGACCCGCAGCCGCTGGGGCAGGCGCCGCCCCTGGATTTTGCTGGGGGCTATTCCCTTTGGCTGCACCTTTTTTGCTCAGTGGCTGGTGCCGTTCGCAGGCGACGCGGGGGCCGCCTTCTGGTACTACCTGGCCATGGCGCTGCTTTTTAACAGCCTCTACACCGCCGTCAATCTGCCCTATACCGCCCTCACGCCGGAGTTGACCGACGATTACGACGAGCGCACCGGTCTGTCAAAATTTCGCTTTGCTTTTTCAATCGGCGGCAGCCTGCTGTCGGGGGTGACCTTCCCGCTTATCCTCGCAGCCTTTCCCAACCGTCCTGCCCTCGGCAACGCTCTGGGGGCCGGGATCTGGGCGGTGCTCGCGGTGTTGCCACTATTTTGGTGTTTCTTCGGAACGCGCGAGCGCTTCGCGACTCCTCCTGGCGAGCGCCTCCCGCTTGCCCGGCAATTGCGCATCGCCTTGGCCAACCGGCCCTACCTGGATGTGGTGGGGATTTATCTGTGTGCGTGGTTTGCGGTGCAACTGATTGCCACGGTAGTCCCCTACTACGTCCGCTACTGGATGAACCTGCCGGACAGCTGGCTGGCCGCAACGATCTTCGCCATCCAGGGCACGGCTCTGGCGATGCTGTTCGTCTGGAGTGCCCTCAGCGCCCGCCTCGGCAAGAAGCAGGTTTTTTATCTGGGGACAGGGTTTTTCTTGCTGGCGATGCTCGGCTTGATGTTGCTCAGCCCCGGCCAGGCGGTCTGGATGCTGGTTCTGGCGGTGGTGGCCGGGGTCGGCGTCTCGACGGTCTATTTGATTCCCTGGTCGATGCTGCCGGATGTGATCGACCTGGATGAACTGCAGACCGGCGAGCGCCGCGAGGGCGTCTTCTACGCGCTGTTGGTGCTGCTGCAGAAAGTCTGTCTGGCCGCCAGCCTGCTGCTGGTGGGGCAACTGCTCGAGGCGGCGGGTTTCGACGGCAAGGCCGCTGTCCAACCCGACAGCGCCCTGGTGGTGCTGCGGCTGGTCATTGGGCCGATTCCGGCGGCGGCGGCGGCGCTGGGTTTGTGGTTTGCCTGGCGCTATCCCATTACCCGCGAGCGGCACCGGCAGATTCTCGAAGCGCTGGCGGCGCGCCGCCCTGCCGCCTGA
- a CDS encoding pentapeptide repeat-containing protein, with protein MDELERSYWVLGLEPGASPEEVSQAYKDLVFVWHPDRVPTENTRLHQKAVEKLKEINRAYEHLRSHRPSPRKVHQAHQTQPASNFRPVYRPSASATPANAYRPRPTPSPPPPPPPPPPSRPDMSGVDLRGANLKEKDFEGRNLSNANLSGADLSDAFLHKINLSGADLSGANLFRANLLRANLRGANLQDAHLIGADFSGADLSGANLRGAQMSAAGRLMVKLTAAILTGAVMPDGQVHA; from the coding sequence ATGGATGAGCTGGAGCGGTCATATTGGGTGCTTGGGCTGGAGCCTGGCGCTTCCCCGGAGGAAGTGAGCCAGGCTTACAAAGATCTGGTGTTCGTCTGGCATCCCGACCGCGTTCCGACCGAGAACACCCGTCTGCACCAGAAGGCTGTCGAGAAGCTCAAAGAAATCAATCGCGCCTACGAGCACCTGCGCTCGCACCGTCCGTCGCCGCGCAAAGTCCATCAGGCCCACCAGACCCAGCCTGCCTCCAATTTCCGGCCGGTGTACCGGCCGAGCGCTTCGGCGACCCCTGCCAACGCCTACCGCCCCCGCCCTACCCCGTCGCCGCCCCCACCGCCCCCACCGCCCCCCCCATCCCGTCCGGACATGAGCGGCGTGGACCTGCGCGGTGCCAATCTCAAAGAAAAAGACTTTGAAGGACGCAACCTCAGCAACGCCAACTTGAGCGGCGCCGACCTCAGCGACGCGTTTTTGCACAAGATCAACCTGAGCGGCGCAGATCTATCCGGGGCCAACCTCTTTCGGGCGAATTTGCTGCGGGCGAATCTGCGCGGTGCCAACCTCCAGGACGCCCATCTGATTGGCGCGGACTTCAGCGGCGCGGACTTGAGCGGCGCCAACCTGCGCGGTGCCCAGATGAGTGCTGCCGGTCGATTGATGGTCAAGCTCACCGCCGCCATCCTCACCGGTGCGGTCATGCCCGACGGCCAGGTGCACGCCTGA